The following coding sequences lie in one Xiphias gladius isolate SHS-SW01 ecotype Sanya breed wild chromosome 24, ASM1685928v1, whole genome shotgun sequence genomic window:
- the snx13 gene encoding sorting nexin-13 isoform X2: MFAEASLSIWGWGGLGVVLFLVTFGPFAIFYLAFYIFCFIGGGFAVTLLYGKINSEKHLEKCEHSYLPTTQIGILKTLDEMKLEMKPIKIDRRLTGSSFIDEPLQQVIQFALRDYIQYWYYTLSEDESFLLEIRQTLQNALVQFSTRSKEVDWQPYFTTRLVDDFATHLRVFRKAQDRLADREDKQRDITEELVDSFFEAEVEMERKICRDVVCTSHKDEEGFLRDLCELLLYLLLPPGDFHNKNMRYFLREVLARGVLLPLINQLSDPDYINQFVIWMIRDTSCNYEAFMNILKLTDKPAELEAVKDKVLEELQYLRSLDTAGDDINVIKNQINSLLFVKKVCETRIQRLQSGKEVDALKLAANFGKLCVIPLDHILVHNIALQFFMDFMQAAGAQAELFFWLTVEGYRVTAQQQLEAMQVWQKDGKKQPSATKGLLKAAALGVYEQYLSDKASPRVQVDEVSVTKLGEKLQKVDDPTPEIFDEIQRKVYDMMLRDERYYPSFKQSPLYVRMLAELDMLKEPSYRGSDDGDGESFNGSPTGSINLSLDDLSNSCHDESMHLHAFISDTGVCNDHGKTYALYAITVFRRNQDGSEDCWKTYRRYSDFHDFHMRITEQFENLASILKLPGKKTFNNMDRDFLEKRKKDLNAYLQLLMNPEMVKACPTLIPYVYDFLENKAYSKGKGEFARKIDTFVNPLRSSMRNMSNAVKALPDSLAEGMTKVSDNMGRMSERLGQDIKQSILKVPPLLPKSDIDPEHCRVSAQLDDNVDDNIPLRVMLLLMDEVFDLKEKNQWLRRNIKNLLQQLIRATYGDTINRKIVDHVDYLTSPEQVADYVKKFRDSYWPNGILAETPPRRDKSIRMRTRVAAKTSLLGIMPDELKHIIGADTTRKGILRVFDMFQYQPMNRRLVYVFLEGFLETMFPQYKFPELFVKLHSRSPRIHRYSQKLKSSSLKR; this comes from the exons ATGTTTGCAGAG gccAGTCTGTCCATCTGGGGATGGGGGGGTCTTGGAGTCGTGCTGTTCCTCGTCACCTTTGGACCCTTTGCCATATTCTACCTGGCCTTTTATATCTTCTGCTTCATTGGAGG GGGCTTTGCGGTCACTCTGCTCTATGGCAAGATCAACTCCGAGAAGCACCTGGAAAAATGCGAACATTCTTACTTGCCAACCACACAGATTGGTATACTGAAG acaTTGGATGAGATGAAGCTGGAGATGAAGCCTATAAAGATTGACAGGAGACTgactggctccagcttcatagATGAACCACTAcaacag gtgATCCAGTTTGCTCTGAGAGACTATATCCAATACTGGTACTACACTCTGAGCGAGGATGAGTCTTTCTTATTGGAGATCAGACAGACCCTGCAGAATGCCCTCGTCCAGTTCTCCACACG gTCCAAAGAGGTGGACTGGCAGCCTTACTTCACGACTCGCCTGGTGGATGACTTTGCCACCCATTTACGTGTCTTTAGAAAAGCACAGGATCGCCTCGCTGACAGAGAGGACAAGCaaa GAGACATAACGGAGGAGCTGGTGGACTCGTTCTTCGAGGCTGAGGTGGAGATGGAAAGGAAGATTTGTCGAGACGTAGTGTGCACTTCACACAAAGATGAAGAAG GTTTCCTTCGGGACTTGTGTGAGCTGCTTCTGTATCTGTTACTACCTCCTGGAGATTTCCACAACAAGAACATGAGATACTTCCTAAGG gaGGTGCTTGCGCGTGGTGTGCTGCTTCCTCTGATCAACCAGCTGAGCGACCCGGACTACATCAACCAGTTTGTCATCTGGATG atacgGGACACGAGCTGTAACTATGAAGCCTTCATGAACATCCTGAAGCTGACAGACAAGCCTGCTGAGCTGGAGGCTGTCAAGGACAAGGtgctggaggagctgcagtACCTCCGCTCCCTGGATACAGCTGGAGATG ACATCAATGTGATCAAGAACCAGATTAACAGTCTTCTGTTTGTGAAGAAGGTGTGTGAGACCAGGATCCAGAGGTTGCAGTCTGGCAAG GAGGTGGATGCCTTGAAGCTGGCAGCCAACTTTGGCAAGCTGTGTGTTATCCCTCTGGATCACATCCTCGTCCACAACATAGCCCTGCAGTTCTTCATGG ACTTCATGCAGGCTGCAGGGGCCCAGGCGGAGCTGTTTTTCTGGCTCACTGTGGAGGGCTACAGGGTGACGGCACAACAGCAGCTGGAGGCCATGCAGGTCTGGCAGAAAGACGGTAAGAAGCAGCCCAGCGCCACCAAGGGGTTGCTGAAGGCCGCTGCACTGGGTGTCTACGAGCAATACCTCTCCGACAAG GCGTCTCCCAGGGTGCAAGTGGACGAGGTGTCAGTGACAAAACTGGGGGAGAAGCTGCAGAAAGTTGATGATCCCACACCAGAGATATTTGATGAAATCCAGAGAAAg GTGTATGACATGATGCTACGTGATGAGCGCTACTACCCCTCCTTCAAGCAGAGCCCTCTCTACGTCCGCATGCTAGCAGAGCTGGACATGTTGAAAGAGCCGAGCTACCGGGGTTCTGATGACGGCGATGGAGAATCTTTTAACGGCTCTCCCACAGGAAGCATAAATCTA TCTTTGGATGACTTGTCCAACTCCTGCCATGATGAATCTATGCACCTACATGCCTTCATCTCCGACAcag GGGTTTGCAACGACCACGGTAAGACCTACGCGCTGTACGCCATCACTGTGTTCAGACGCAACCAGGACGGAAGTGAGGACTGCTGGAAGACCTACCGCCGCTACTCGGACTTCCACGACTTCCATATGAGGATCACTGAACAG TTTGAGAACCTGGCGTCGATCCTCAAGCTGCCAGGAAAAAAGACGTTCAACAACATGGACAGAGACTTCttggagaagagaaaaaaagacctCAATGCTTACCTACAG ttGCTGATGAACCCAGAGATGGTGAAGGCCTGCCCAACTCTGATTCCTTATGTCTATGATTTCCTAGAAAACAAGGCCTACAGCAAGGGCAAAGGAGAGTTTGCACGAAAG ATAGACACATTTGTAAATCCTTTGAGGAGCTCCATGAGGAACATGTCCAATGCGGTGAAAGCCCTGCCAGACAGTCTGGCTGAAGGGATGACCAAGGTGTCGGACAACATGGGCCGCATGTCAGAGAGACTGGGCCAGGACATCAAACAGTCCATATTGAAG GTGCCTCCACTCCTCCCCAAGTCTGACATTGACCCTGAGCACTGTCGAGTCTCCGCCCAGCTTGATGACAAt GTGGACGATAACATCCCACTGAGGGTAATGCTGTTGCTGATGGACGAAGTGTTTGACCTCAAGGAGAAAAACCAGTGGCTGCGCAGGAACATTAAGAACCTACTGCAGCAGCTCATCAGAGCCACGTATGGAGACACCATCAACAG gAAAATCGTTGATCATGTAGACTACTTGACGTCACCAGAGCAGGTGGCAGACTATGTCAAGAAGTTCAG GGATTCCTACTGGCCCAACGGTATACTGGCTGAGACACCGCCCCGTCGGGACAAGAGCATCCGCATGAGGACACGAGTAGCTGCCAAGACCAGCCTGCTGGGTATCATGCcag ATGAGCTGAAGCACATCATTGGAGCGGACACCACGAGAAAGGGCATCCTGCGTGTCTTTGACATGTTTCAGTACCAACCCATGAACCGTCGGCTAGTTTACGTTTTCCTGGAGGGCTTCCTGGAGACAATGTTCCCCCAGTACAAATTCCCTGAGCTCTTTGTCAAGCTGCACTCCCGCTCGCCGCGCATCCACAGATACAGCCAGAAACTCAAATCCTCCTCTCTAAAGAGGTGA
- the snx13 gene encoding sorting nexin-13 isoform X1 has product MFAEASLSIWGWGGLGVVLFLVTFGPFAIFYLAFYIFCFIGGGFAVTLLYGKINSEKHLEKCEHSYLPTTQIGILKTLDEMKLEMKPIKIDRRLTGSSFIDEPLQQVIQFALRDYIQYWYYTLSEDESFLLEIRQTLQNALVQFSTRSKEVDWQPYFTTRLVDDFATHLRVFRKAQDRLADREDKQRDITEELVDSFFEAEVEMERKICRDVVCTSHKDEEGFLRDLCELLLYLLLPPGDFHNKNMRYFLREVLARGVLLPLINQLSDPDYINQFVIWMIRDTSCNYEAFMNILKLTDKPAELEAVKDKVLEELQYLRSLDTAGDDINVIKNQINSLLFVKKVCETRIQRLQSGKEVDALKLAANFGKLCVIPLDHILVHNIALQFFMDFMQAAGAQAELFFWLTVEGYRVTAQQQLEAMQVWQKDGKKQPSATKGLLKAAALGVYEQYLSDKASPRVQVDEVSVTKLGEKLQKVDDPTPEIFDEIQRKVYDMMLRDERYYPSFKQSPLYVRMLAELDMLKEPSYRGSDDGDGESFNGSPTGSINLSLDDLSNSCHDESMHLHAFISDTGVCNDHGKTYALYAITVFRRNQDGSEDCWKTYRRYSDFHDFHMRITEQVFFENLASILKLPGKKTFNNMDRDFLEKRKKDLNAYLQLLMNPEMVKACPTLIPYVYDFLENKAYSKGKGEFARKIDTFVNPLRSSMRNMSNAVKALPDSLAEGMTKVSDNMGRMSERLGQDIKQSILKVPPLLPKSDIDPEHCRVSAQLDDNVDDNIPLRVMLLLMDEVFDLKEKNQWLRRNIKNLLQQLIRATYGDTINRKIVDHVDYLTSPEQVADYVKKFRDSYWPNGILAETPPRRDKSIRMRTRVAAKTSLLGIMPDELKHIIGADTTRKGILRVFDMFQYQPMNRRLVYVFLEGFLETMFPQYKFPELFVKLHSRSPRIHRYSQKLKSSSLKR; this is encoded by the exons ATGTTTGCAGAG gccAGTCTGTCCATCTGGGGATGGGGGGGTCTTGGAGTCGTGCTGTTCCTCGTCACCTTTGGACCCTTTGCCATATTCTACCTGGCCTTTTATATCTTCTGCTTCATTGGAGG GGGCTTTGCGGTCACTCTGCTCTATGGCAAGATCAACTCCGAGAAGCACCTGGAAAAATGCGAACATTCTTACTTGCCAACCACACAGATTGGTATACTGAAG acaTTGGATGAGATGAAGCTGGAGATGAAGCCTATAAAGATTGACAGGAGACTgactggctccagcttcatagATGAACCACTAcaacag gtgATCCAGTTTGCTCTGAGAGACTATATCCAATACTGGTACTACACTCTGAGCGAGGATGAGTCTTTCTTATTGGAGATCAGACAGACCCTGCAGAATGCCCTCGTCCAGTTCTCCACACG gTCCAAAGAGGTGGACTGGCAGCCTTACTTCACGACTCGCCTGGTGGATGACTTTGCCACCCATTTACGTGTCTTTAGAAAAGCACAGGATCGCCTCGCTGACAGAGAGGACAAGCaaa GAGACATAACGGAGGAGCTGGTGGACTCGTTCTTCGAGGCTGAGGTGGAGATGGAAAGGAAGATTTGTCGAGACGTAGTGTGCACTTCACACAAAGATGAAGAAG GTTTCCTTCGGGACTTGTGTGAGCTGCTTCTGTATCTGTTACTACCTCCTGGAGATTTCCACAACAAGAACATGAGATACTTCCTAAGG gaGGTGCTTGCGCGTGGTGTGCTGCTTCCTCTGATCAACCAGCTGAGCGACCCGGACTACATCAACCAGTTTGTCATCTGGATG atacgGGACACGAGCTGTAACTATGAAGCCTTCATGAACATCCTGAAGCTGACAGACAAGCCTGCTGAGCTGGAGGCTGTCAAGGACAAGGtgctggaggagctgcagtACCTCCGCTCCCTGGATACAGCTGGAGATG ACATCAATGTGATCAAGAACCAGATTAACAGTCTTCTGTTTGTGAAGAAGGTGTGTGAGACCAGGATCCAGAGGTTGCAGTCTGGCAAG GAGGTGGATGCCTTGAAGCTGGCAGCCAACTTTGGCAAGCTGTGTGTTATCCCTCTGGATCACATCCTCGTCCACAACATAGCCCTGCAGTTCTTCATGG ACTTCATGCAGGCTGCAGGGGCCCAGGCGGAGCTGTTTTTCTGGCTCACTGTGGAGGGCTACAGGGTGACGGCACAACAGCAGCTGGAGGCCATGCAGGTCTGGCAGAAAGACGGTAAGAAGCAGCCCAGCGCCACCAAGGGGTTGCTGAAGGCCGCTGCACTGGGTGTCTACGAGCAATACCTCTCCGACAAG GCGTCTCCCAGGGTGCAAGTGGACGAGGTGTCAGTGACAAAACTGGGGGAGAAGCTGCAGAAAGTTGATGATCCCACACCAGAGATATTTGATGAAATCCAGAGAAAg GTGTATGACATGATGCTACGTGATGAGCGCTACTACCCCTCCTTCAAGCAGAGCCCTCTCTACGTCCGCATGCTAGCAGAGCTGGACATGTTGAAAGAGCCGAGCTACCGGGGTTCTGATGACGGCGATGGAGAATCTTTTAACGGCTCTCCCACAGGAAGCATAAATCTA TCTTTGGATGACTTGTCCAACTCCTGCCATGATGAATCTATGCACCTACATGCCTTCATCTCCGACAcag GGGTTTGCAACGACCACGGTAAGACCTACGCGCTGTACGCCATCACTGTGTTCAGACGCAACCAGGACGGAAGTGAGGACTGCTGGAAGACCTACCGCCGCTACTCGGACTTCCACGACTTCCATATGAGGATCACTGAACAGGTGTTT TTTGAGAACCTGGCGTCGATCCTCAAGCTGCCAGGAAAAAAGACGTTCAACAACATGGACAGAGACTTCttggagaagagaaaaaaagacctCAATGCTTACCTACAG ttGCTGATGAACCCAGAGATGGTGAAGGCCTGCCCAACTCTGATTCCTTATGTCTATGATTTCCTAGAAAACAAGGCCTACAGCAAGGGCAAAGGAGAGTTTGCACGAAAG ATAGACACATTTGTAAATCCTTTGAGGAGCTCCATGAGGAACATGTCCAATGCGGTGAAAGCCCTGCCAGACAGTCTGGCTGAAGGGATGACCAAGGTGTCGGACAACATGGGCCGCATGTCAGAGAGACTGGGCCAGGACATCAAACAGTCCATATTGAAG GTGCCTCCACTCCTCCCCAAGTCTGACATTGACCCTGAGCACTGTCGAGTCTCCGCCCAGCTTGATGACAAt GTGGACGATAACATCCCACTGAGGGTAATGCTGTTGCTGATGGACGAAGTGTTTGACCTCAAGGAGAAAAACCAGTGGCTGCGCAGGAACATTAAGAACCTACTGCAGCAGCTCATCAGAGCCACGTATGGAGACACCATCAACAG gAAAATCGTTGATCATGTAGACTACTTGACGTCACCAGAGCAGGTGGCAGACTATGTCAAGAAGTTCAG GGATTCCTACTGGCCCAACGGTATACTGGCTGAGACACCGCCCCGTCGGGACAAGAGCATCCGCATGAGGACACGAGTAGCTGCCAAGACCAGCCTGCTGGGTATCATGCcag ATGAGCTGAAGCACATCATTGGAGCGGACACCACGAGAAAGGGCATCCTGCGTGTCTTTGACATGTTTCAGTACCAACCCATGAACCGTCGGCTAGTTTACGTTTTCCTGGAGGGCTTCCTGGAGACAATGTTCCCCCAGTACAAATTCCCTGAGCTCTTTGTCAAGCTGCACTCCCGCTCGCCGCGCATCCACAGATACAGCCAGAAACTCAAATCCTCCTCTCTAAAGAGGTGA